In the genome of Phlebotomus papatasi isolate M1 chromosome 2, Ppap_2.1, whole genome shotgun sequence, one region contains:
- the LOC129805048 gene encoding translational activator of cytochrome c oxidase 1, with amino-acid sequence MILGSLLLRNLASKVVTIRGIHTGSSNLAGHSKWANIRHIKAAKDGQKSLLFARFNRQIRLAIQEGKSPNPAMNTLLRQTIDVALKKQMPMASIQAAIKKASGQGAEFRRHVLEVKVVQNKVYVVIVLYTDTPAQAKMNLSTILRKVGGTFADLKHLFTETGMIVAIGQEKSPEKLLEDATEHAILAGAEDVDILDENEQLLNFTCAPAEIQRVRKELEDLNYEIESAEHVYIPQMYTILNEAEMTAYSKFREKLKTIDCIDDIFDNIEDASS; translated from the exons ATGATTTTAGGAAGTTTACTCCTGAGAAATCTTGCCTCAAAAGTAGTGACAATAAGAGGAATCCACACGGGAAGTTCAAATCTAGCCGGACACTCAAAATGGGCCAACATTCGCCACATAAAAGCTGCAAAAGATGGGCAAAAGTCGCTTCTGTTTGCCAGATTCAATCGTCAAATCCGTCTGGCGATCCAAG AGGGCAAATCCCCTAATCCTGCAATGAACACACTGCTGAGGCAAACGATAGATGTGGCACTGAAAAAGCAAATGCCAATGGCATCGATTCAAGCTGCTATCAAAAAAGCTTCTGGACAGGGAGCAGAGTTCCGGAGGCACGTCCTGGAAGTCAAAGTCGTTCAGAATAAGGTCTATGTGGTGATTGTCCTGTACACAGATACTCCAGCTCAAGCCAAAATGAACCTATCGACGATATTGAGAAAGGTTGGTGGAACCTTTGCCGACTTGAAGCATCTCTTCACTGAAACGGGTATGATTGTGGCAATTGGCCAAGAAAAATCCCCAGAGAAACTCCTGGAAGACGCCACAGAGCATGCAATCCTCGCAGGAGCTGAAGATGTGGATATTCTTGATGAAAATGAGCAACTGTTGAATTTCACGTGCGCTCCAGCTGAAATCCAACGAGTCCGGAAAGAATTGGAGGATCTCAATTATGAGATTGAGAGTGCTGAGCATGTCTACATCCCCCAG ATGTACACCATTCTGAATGAGGCAGAAATGACTGCTTATAGCAAATTCCGGGAAAAATTGAAGACCATCGATTGCATAGATGATATTTTTGATAACATTGAGGATGCTTCAAGTtaa